A segment of the Triticum urartu cultivar G1812 chromosome 1, Tu2.1, whole genome shotgun sequence genome:
gtcaaacctgtaacccaccatgtcctagcaaaccattgtttggctatgttaccgctttgctcagcccctcttatagcgttgctagttgcaggtgaagatgggagaccgttccttgttgaaACATTTATTTACtagttgggatatcattatattgccatgttatcttaatgcacctatatacttggtaaagggtggaaggttcggcctctcgcctagtgttttgttccactcttgccgccttagtttccgtcatatcggtgttatgtttccggattttgcgttccttacgcggttaggttataatgggaaccccttgatagttcgccttgattaaagctttctcagcaatgcccaaccttggttttaccatttgccacctagccccttttccccttgggtttccagagcccgagggtcatcttattttaaaccctccccctccccgggccagtgctcctctgagtgttggtccacctcgtcagccgccggtggccaccaggggcaactctgggctggcctaccggaagtttggacaatctgagtgtgccctgagaacgagatatgtgcagctcctatcgggatttgtcggcacattcgggcggtgttgctggattagttttaacctgtcgaagtgtcttgaagaaccgaggtaccgagtctgatcggaacgtctcgggagaaggtctattccttcgttgaccgtgagagcttgtcatgggctaagttgggactcccttgcagggatttgaactttcgaaagccgtgcccgcggttatgggcagatgggaattgttaatgtccggtttgtagataacttgaaccttaacttaattaaaatgaatcaactgagtgtgttaccgtgatgacctcttctcggcggagtccggaaagtggacacggtgttggagtaatgcttgcgcaggttgccctctagtttctcgttcgcgctttggctcctcttctcgctctcttttgcgcacaggatagccaccatatatgctagtcgcttgctgcagctccacatatatttaccttaccttacctataagcttaaatagtcttgatcgcgagggtgcgagattgctgtccctgtggctcacagattactattacatcATATGCatggcctgatgattccgcttcaggtgacgcgctcgagctcaagtgggattcgacgaggactctcaacgttactatatttcctttcctgatgatcagtagtggagcccagttgggggtgatcgggaccgtgtcgtaTGTTGGGTTAttttttattttggcgccgtagtcgggccatgagtgtttgaatgatataatgttatttatgtacttgattgacgtggcgagtgtaagctaactatgttatctccccttttattatctatatattacatgggatgatGTGAAGATTgactaacttgcgacatatgccttcaatgcgattatgtctctaagtcgtgcctcgacacgtgggagctatagtcgcatcgagggtgttacaggtaTCCCCAGCCCACTAGAATTCAAATCCTGATGCTCGCatttatttctggatttatttcaggatttccggcgatgtgCATTCAGTAGGAGGAGATGTTCCGACAACGAggtgcctacggtgacttcgtaaatttcaagatgatatgtcgTCTCAGTCattcggaggtgctcatagaggtaggatgtgcgtgtgtgcgttcataagGGCAAATGTATACGCGTGTATATGAGCGATTGCGTTTTTACTGTGTTAAAAAAAATGCCACCAACGCACCGCCTGCGTAGcgttttctttttctttcctttttgtttttgAGATGAGCGTAGCGTAGCGTCTCTCTGGTGGGAAGCCCTGCTCACCCCGACGCGACCTCGGCCTTTGCGCACTCGAGCTGGGCTTTTCTCTCCACCCGAACGGGCTGCATCTGCGCTGTATGGGCTATCAGCCCAGGCTTCCCGAACGGTCGGTTTTCTCCGGGTCGGAGCGGGAGCTGTTGCCGACGGGCCCTGAGCTCGGCCTGCTTCCCCTCTGGCTCTCTCCTCCTCAGTTGAAAGGGTAACCCCTTGGCTTAAACCCCGACCACACGCAGCCGCCGCCGGCgatcctcctccctcctcccatGTTGTACGCCGCCGTGGCAGCTCCGCGGAGGCACACGGAAGCTCAACGCGAGGGAAGCTCGAGCTCGACGACCTCCACACAGTAGCCCGCAGCGCGCGCCCCCGCCATGAGACCCTGCCCCTTCGGATGCGCTTCCGACCGCCCATTCCCCTCCGCCTCCTCCTGCCTCAACTCTGGCGCCGCCCTTCGCCTCCTCTCGCATATATCCCTAGGCCCATATCCTCATATCCCTCCGCGGCAGCCGTGGCGGCGGCAACGGATTCCGAGGAGGACGCCGTGGTTGCTAGGGATCCACGGCTAGCGCCTCATTTTGTGGGCAGGCCAGGAGGGTCGCCTAGGTTTGGGGAGAGCAAGGCGGAGTCCGGTAGAAAGGCCTCGATTGCCGCGCGGTTCAAGCTCTGCTATGAACTGCTGCGGCAGAGGAGGTGGCGGGAGATGCGGGGCGGCTTGGCGCAGGTGGTCAGCGAACAAGGTGAGCTCCCTACGGATTTGTATTATAGCTGGCACTATCTCTTTGGATAGTATGCAAACACGCTTATTCATCTTTTGAATTTGGATTGATATGGCAAGGGGGTTGTGTTATTCCAGGGTCATGACCATTTTATCATGTACACCAGAGAAAAAACTGAAATATTAGTGAAAGCACAAGTGTGTAAAATTCCTCTGTTCGTGAATAAATGGATACTGTCGTCATGCATACACAGATATTCTTCTATATGCCTTTAACAATATAATTGCCAGCTGTAATCTTGGTCATACTATTTTTAGTGCTTGTTGCCTTGACATGTGCAGCAACATATAACAGTTAAAGCTCACAGTTCTCACATTTCATTGTATTGCCCTTTCTACTCTAGGATCCGGGTCTGCAGCCATTCTCTGTGATATCTTGTGGAGTGAGTTCAGAGAGTATGATTCCAGCGGTGTTGTATGGGATGCTCTAGCAAATAGTTATGCAAGAACTAAGATGGTTCATGATGCTCTTTACGTTCTCAGTAAAATGAACAGCCTGAATATGCAAATATCAGTTTCCACCTATGATAGTTTATTGTATGGTCTACGGAAGACAGACATGGCATTGGAGCTTTTTGATGAAATGGAGGCATATGGTATCTCTCACAGCGAATATTCACATAGCATTCTCATCGATGGCCTCTGCAAGCAAAATAAAGTTGGAGAGGCTTTATCTTTCCTTCAAGAGGCAAGGGAAGGGGGGACGTTTAGACCATTGGGAATGTCCTTTAACACTCTGATGTCTGCATTGTGTAACTGGGGATTTATTCAGCCTGCAAAATCATTTTTATGTCTGATGCTGAAGTATGGATTAAAGCCTAACAGGTATACCTATTCTACTCTTATACATGGTCTGTGTAAAGTAGGTTGCCTAGATGAAGCAGTGGATCTTCTTGAGAGAGTGACAAAAGAAGGAATGAAACTCGAGACTGTCACCTACAACAGCCTTATTAATGGTTATCGATTGCTTGGTTTGACAAGAGAAATTCCGAAAATAATTCAGTTTATGAGATACCAAGGGATTGAACCTGATCTTGTTACTTATACCATACTTATTGCTGGTCATTGTGAAGGTGGTGATGTTGAAGAAGGGATGAAGATAAGAAAGGACATCCTAGACAAAGGGCTGCAGTTGAATATTGTCACATACAGTGTCCTTCTCAATGCTCTCTTCAAAAAGGGTTTGGTCTATGAGGTGGAGAACTTACTTGGTGAGATATATAGTATTGGTCTAGATATGGATGTCATTGCATATTCCATCCTCATCCACGGCTACTGCAAGCTAGGCGAAATTGAAAGGGCACTAGAAGTTTGTGATGTTATGTGCTGTTCTCAGAAGGTAGTGCCAACCTCACTGAACCATTTATCAATTCTTCTTGGACTTTGCAAGAAAGGACTTCTAGTTGAAGCAAGATGGTATTTGGAAAATGTAGCTAGCAGATATCAGCCAGGTGATGTAATACTTTATAATGTAGTTATCGATGGTTATGCAAAGGTTGGCGATATTGGTAATGCTGTCTGTCTGTATGATCAGATTGTTGTGGCTGGTATGAATCCAACCATTATCACATGTAATTCTCTTCTGTATGGCTATTGCAAATTTGGGGATTTACACGCTGCAGAGAGCTATTTCAGGGCTATTGAGATAAGTAATCTGCTGCCAACAGCAGTAACATACACGACCTTTATGGATGCACTCTCTGAAGCTGGAAAAGTTGACACTATGCTCAGTTTTTTTTATGAAATGGTGGGAAAAGGGATCAAGCCAAATGCTGTAACTTACAGTGTTGTTATTAAAGGACTATGTAAGCAGCTCAGATTCCGTGATGCTATCCATTTTCTGGACAATATGGATGGAGCCGACCCAATAACTTACAATACGCTTATACAAGGGTTTTGCGAAGCACAGGACATCCAGATGGCTTTCTGCATACATGACCGTATGTTATGCTGTGGTCTAGTGCCCACACCTGTTACTTATAACTTGCTTATCAATGTGCTGTGCTTGAAGGGGAAAGTTATTCAAGCAGAAATGCTATTGGAATCCCTCAGAGAAAAGGGCATTGAATTGAGAAAATTTGCATACACAACAGTAATCAAAGCTCAGTGTGCAAAAGGAATGCCTTACGATGCCATTTCATTAGTTGGTAAGCTTATTGATGATGGTTTTGAAGCTTCTATTGAAGACTTCAGTGCTGCAATCAATCGACTTTGCAAAAGGAAATTTCCTAAAGAAGCCATCATGTTCATTCCGATTATGTTATCTGTTGGTGTTTTCCCGGACATTCGAGTTTATTTTGTGCTTGTTAGAGCTCTGCGAAAAAGTAACATGCTTTGCTATATACCCATATTGCACGCACTTTCTGTCAAAACTGGTATATAGTACCCTGATCATGTAAGTGAGATTGCTTTTTTTCTTCATGTAGATAACATTGCACTGCATGGTTAATTCTTACTATAATCTCTAATACCCGTTGGTGATGTACAGGTATTGAGAGTTAAAGACTTGGAGGTTCTGTGTCCTCAAATGTTTGTATAGATGAGGATTCAGGACAGTGCAACGTAGGCAGCGAGGGTGGTGCTGTAGGCTGCGGCGTTGCAATCTGTCGGCAGTCCAGCACCTGTCCATGTTGGCTAGCCAGTGAAAGAACTTCACTCTCGGCGGTGCCCAGTTCTTCCAAATGAGCTTTGAAGCGCTGCAGCTGGTGGATCCCTCGAAAGTAGCAAGAACGAGCAGAGTATGTGCTGCTGGCACTCCACTTCCAGATCAGCTGATCCGGCTCGTCTGAGAGGGTGGTGTGCTCAATGGTTCGCCAAAGCAGCAGGTACTGCTCAATCTCGTGGACGCCCAGGTTCCCGTGGATATCGCGTGTCCAGGCGTGTGCATGGAGCCCGTCAGTGACCGATTGAAGTTTTCGTCTTCGCTTAGCGATGCAGGCATATAGCTTTGGGGCGATCTCGCTCACAGATTTGCCCCCGATCCAGCGATCCTCCCAGAACAAGGCCGTTTGGCCATTGCCAATGATCATGCTGGTGGAGGCAAAGAACAATGAGCGCTCCTCTACCGAGAACTGCAGGTCAAGGCCAGCCCAAGCTCGCCCAGTCTCCGTCCTGCTGAACCATTGCCATCTCAATCGCAGCGCAAGCCCTGCTCTATCAATGTCCTGGATGCCAAGGCCACCGAGGGGTTTCGAAAAAAAAAGGCCACCGAGGGAAAGTGGCCGGCAGACTCGTCTCCATTTTACATGGCAGCAGTTATGCCAAGGCATAAGGTTAGATAAAATCTCTCACATTGAGACTCCTGTTGCGCCACATGACCATTACAATTTAATCAAGAATTCTTAGAGACTGATGTCATAATTAGTGTTTGGTTTACCCTCTAACAAAGCAGCTGCACTTACATAGAAGCACCGAAATATATGGCACATTATTATTCGTGCAGTCAGTGTTTGAAAACTTTGTCCTCTAGTACGTGCAAAAGGATATTAAGCATGAAAGAACAAATCATAGTActccgtttctttttactctgcatattaggtttgtcgTAAATCAAACTTTTTAAAGTTTGACCAGGTTTATAGAAAAAAATACCAACATTCactgtagatattgatatttttcaATATAAGTTTGGTCAAACTTTCCAAAGTCGTGCATTGGAGACTTTATAAAAAGTGAAatgaaacagagggagtatttgtcttgcAAAATTCTCTTATGTTGTATATCTTTTTACTATTCTGTAGGCATATTACAAGTGAAACTGTGAATGTCCACAAGTCATAGTAAAAGTCGTGCATTGGAGACTTTGAAAAGTGAAATACGCCTCATATTCCTCAACAGAGGGAGTAATCAGTTTTGCTGTCTCAAGTCTCAACAATTAAATATATGCAACGACCTTTCATCAGGTATGATGTGCAATCATGAAGCCGATTGTTCAGTACTCCATCAATTTAAAAATATAGGACCTTTGACCATAAATTTGTTATACAGTATTTTGTTAGTGGTTATAAAATCATAAGTATAAGAAAGTCTTTTTTGAACACAAATCCAATGGTGTCTATTTTGTGTAACATAAGTCATATATAAGTGGACTAACTGTCGGTCAAAGTATGGCTTTAGAGTTTAGACAGTCAAGATGTGTCTTAGTGTTTTTTACATAGGAGAATAAGGAGGTGCATCAATGGGGGATTTCTCAATGTCTGTCTGCAGagaggtggggggggggggggggggggggggggggggggggggggaggtttGGATTGTTTGGACAAGAAACAGGCAATCTGTTCTTATTCAAGTTCAGTGCTACAAGTTGACTGAACTTTGTGGTTGTGTTGGCTTTACACTGAATTAGTAGTTTAGTTATACATAAGAGTGTGTATCTATGTGTTTTCTGATGTCTCTTgatttgatttgatgtgttttcCTGCAAGTTCAGCTTTGCCATTGGGATACATAATTCAACTGGAAACATTTATCTGGTAGCTCATTTCAGATGCAAGGAGAGTACACTGGGAATATTTTCACTGATCATGAGCTTTAATCCACAAAAATGATTTCCCCTCTTTTCTTGTGATACGCAGGACCATCGATGTTTAACAACAGTTGAAATACATCTGGTTCTGCACTCAAGGTGGTCGTCCTCAGATAATATCAaaataactactccctccgtcccaaaattcttgtcttagatttgtctaaatacggatgtatcaagtcactacatccgtatttagacaaatctaagacaagaattttgggacggagggagtatatcattCCTCTGTGTTGGTTTTCTGATATTGATCATCTTGCTCACATGTTTTTGGGTGTCCCTTTGGTTTGAATAAAACGTCATATCATTATGCAATTAACACGTCTTTGATCAAGTGGGCAGTTTATTGAGTCACAACATTGGTTACTGCATGCATTGCCTTCTAATAGAAAACGTGAAACTTACTTTTCAAACAGGTTAAAAATCTGATAGTGTAAATCTTCCTCCATCTAAAGATGTAAAGAAACCTTAGAAGAAAGACATATTGCTAGATGTGAACATGGACCGCAAGACCTTAGATTTTTTTTTTTaccgtagcaacgcacgggcatttagCTAGTGTTTTTTTAAATATGCAGTAAGAGATCCATTTCCTCGAGGCTTCACTTAGCTTCATGTTTTTCCTTGTAGGTTTGCTTTTCCTTTATTAGCTATGAATATTTGCTTACATTTAATCCTGTACATTGTTACGGAAGACATTAGTTTGTCCATTTTTATAGATGTAAACACATTAGGTTTTTTTGAGATAAACATGGTACTCCCTGCGGTCCATATTAATTGACGCACACTTAGTACAACTTCAGTACGAAATTGTACTAAGTGTGAGTCAATTAATACGGATCGGTGGGGGTAGTTGATTCTGCTCTTCATAAATCAAGTTCCATATGCCTTGTTCACAAATTGTTGTGCATGCAAACAGTATGTAGAGCCATACTAAAATAAGCAGGAAAAAAAATTATACATCTCATTTGTCTTCTCATTTTGTTGTCACttgcttgggggggggggggggggggggggtgtatCGGAATATCTGTCCGCTTTCAATAGATTCACTGTAGGAGTTATGGCATACTTTTCTGAAGAAAGATTATTCCCTTATTCTTAGATTGAATGGCATTAAGGTGAGCCGTCACCATCGCCCAGCCCTACCTCGTCGTTGGCTGGAGTAACAAGTTAGGAAAGAATCTGAACGTGAATCTGCCAGTTGCGGTAGTCATGGAGCCAGCCAATTAAGCGTAATCGGGGGCTGACCAGAGGTGCAAATGTTTTTGCTGTTTCAGTCTACCCTTATAATGCTGGTACAACATTGAGAAATGACTTACAGATGCTGCAGGTGGGGGGATATGTACTTCCAACGGCACAGAAAGATGCCACCGAACCAGTGGAACATCAGCACTGTAACAACAATTTTACTTTGCTATTCAACGGTCACTGTGCGAGCATCCTCACGGAAAACCAAGTTGATCCCAGGAAATCCATGAAGCATGAACGCACTTGTCGGATGGAAGAGGACATGACCTGAGGCTAGGCATCTATCTATCTGGGCAGGGTGGTCCACAACCTTGTGCAAGATTTCTTCCATGGAGCTAGCATCTCCTGAGATCTAAATGAGCAATCTGGTGCATCACCGAAAGCCAAAACTTGAGGGATCGGTACATGGGTGGTGGCCTGCTGTTAACACTCCTCAGGGCACGTTCCTGTCAGTTTTCGTCCTTGATGTGCTCTAGTCGTTTACGATCCTTTACTGAGCGAGGCTCCGCGTTTTATGCAGTTTCTCGCAATTGAATGCGTGTCTGTTCATCATGTACAGTTGTTCTGTTGTTGATGTATGTTGTAATCAGATCATGCTTACTGGTCAGAGACAACAGTTGTTTGTATTAAGAAGAGGTACGAAATCAGTGATGTGCATTGTTCAACTGTATGTATGTATCCGCTGAACAGACGGCACAGCCAAGGCTTGTGCTCGGGAGCTCTGTTTTTTCTCGTGCCATGAGAAGTGATATACGCCATCTTGTTGACGTGAGAAGAGTAGAAAGACTTGCTGGTGCGGATCTTGTACCGATGTGTAAGATGAGAACAAGTTTTTGTTCTTTTGTTGCAAACACCATGTAGGTAAATAGCAAAAGATTCTACACGCAAAAAACAGTGAAGATCCGGGATTGGAAATCCATGTTTatgcaaagcaaggcatggcgcCAAACTGTCTGATCTTGATCTGATGCCCACAGCGACCAAGGACGAGGTGCTAGCGGACAAAGTCTCGGAAAGTTGGCTGTAGGGGACGGACACTTTGGCCACGTCCGAAGAAATTCTTGGTTTGTCCAAATTATACAGTTGGACGGACGCGAAGATACGGTTCCGTCCCCAAGTCAACTTACAGCAGTGTTGCTACCtcaaaagagaga
Coding sequences within it:
- the LOC125507189 gene encoding putative pentatricopeptide repeat-containing protein At1g13630 — its product is MRFRPPIPLRLLLPQLWRRPSPPLAYIPRPISSYPSAAAVAAATDSEEDAVVARDPRLAPHFVGRPGGSPRFGESKAESGRKASIAARFKLCYELLRQRRWREMRGGLAQVVSEQGSGSAAILCDILWSEFREYDSSGVVWDALANSYARTKMVHDALYVLSKMNSLNMQISVSTYDSLLYGLRKTDMALELFDEMEAYGISHSEYSHSILIDGLCKQNKVGEALSFLQEAREGGTFRPLGMSFNTLMSALCNWGFIQPAKSFLCLMLKYGLKPNRYTYSTLIHGLCKVGCLDEAVDLLERVTKEGMKLETVTYNSLINGYRLLGLTREIPKIIQFMRYQGIEPDLVTYTILIAGHCEGGDVEEGMKIRKDILDKGLQLNIVTYSVLLNALFKKGLVYEVENLLGEIYSIGLDMDVIAYSILIHGYCKLGEIERALEVCDVMCCSQKVVPTSLNHLSILLGLCKKGLLVEARWYLENVASRYQPGDVILYNVVIDGYAKVGDIGNAVCLYDQIVVAGMNPTIITCNSLLYGYCKFGDLHAAESYFRAIEISNLLPTAVTYTTFMDALSEAGKVDTMLSFFYEMVGKGIKPNAVTYSVVIKGLCKQLRFRDAIHFLDNMDGADPITYNTLIQGFCEAQDIQMAFCIHDRMLCCGLVPTPVTYNLLINVLCLKGKVIQAEMLLESLREKGIELRKFAYTTVIKAQCAKGMPYDAISLVGKLIDDGFEASIEDFSAAINRLCKRKFPKEAIMFIPIMLSVGVFPDIRVYFVLVRALRKSNMLCYIPILHALSVKTGI